TATTCTCCAGGCGGTAACATGAAGCTATCGTCGAATGTGTTTAATAGTGCCGGGGTGCCTCTGACACGAAGGGTCGTGGCGGGTTGCCCGGCCCGCCTCCCGACCGTTGCCCGACCGACGGCCGATTCGCCCGGATCGGCCGGCGGTTGGGCGTCCCCGGTCGCCCATACTTCTACACCGCTCGGCGAGCGTCTCGATGTGCCGCCTCGACGGCCGTCCGTATCGACTCGATACCCCGACCGACCGCGAGATGCGAGCGACAGCCACAGTCCGAGGCGCCGAAGCCGGCGACCGGGCCGTCGGGGAGGCGGGCGGCAACGGCACACTCGGCGTCGACGCCGGGTGACGTGACGACGCCGACCAGTTCGGTCGTCGGGTGCCCGGTCAGGTAGTCGACGTGCCAGTGTCGAGTGTCGTGGTCGCCGGCCGCGACGCGCCGGTGACGGTCGACGCGGGCGAAGCCGCCGCTGCCGAGGGCGCTCCCGGTGTAGGCGTACGCGCCGGCAGGGAGGGCGTGCGTACCGAGCGCGCCGACGGCGATTTCGGCCGGGTCGGGCAGGGACAACAGGAGGGTGTAGGTGCCACCCGCGGCGTCCGTGTCGTCCATGTGGCCGCGTGCGGCGTCGGGGAGGAAAACGGTGTCGTGATCCGCGGCCGCGCGTCGCCCACCCCCGACGCCGAAGTCGGCGGGACCGCAACCGGTATGACCGTGCCGTCCCGAGCGGCGATGTGGACGCCGTCGACCGACTGCGTGCGCGCGCCGGCGAGGGGCAGCTCGCCGACTACCGCCGCCTCCCGGGCCGCGAGCCGACGTACGCCGACTGTGATCTCGAACCGCGACTGGCGAGTGCGCTCGCCGACCGGGGGATCGACCGCCTCTACCG
This window of the Haloplanus rubicundus genome carries:
- a CDS encoding GIY-YIG nuclease family protein, yielding MDDTDAAGGTYTLLLSLPDPAEIAVGALGTHALPAGAYAYTGSALGSGGFARVDRHRRVAAGDHDTRHWHVDYLTGHPTTELVGVVTSPGVDAECAVAARLPDGPVAGFGASDCGCRSHLAVGRGIESIRTAVEAAHRDARRAV